The stretch of DNA aggaggaacgGAAAAGAAGTGGTTGAAGGTCAGTGACACCCGTCATCGTTGGTGGGACTAACGGCATTTGTCCATCGCGCCACGCGCGTCCCTCTTTTCGATGCCGCGGATACCCGCTGGCTTGCAGATCCGCGTGCCGTCGCAAGCGAGAGATGGTGACGACAAGACACAGGCGGAGGCAACGACCCTTTACTTCAGCGCGATCGCCCTTGGCGACTTCTgtccaccctcctccccccacacacacacgcacgcacgcacgcatacagCGAGAAGCGCTCTGAGAGGCACTGCCACGCagaggcgtgcgtgcatTCATGTCTTTATCAGTGGACGGGGTCCAACTCTCCTCCTACCGTACGTCGCGGCGCCNNNNNNNNNNNNNNNNNNNAGATCCTCAAATTGTGTGTCGTGTAGAGGtcgtggaaagagaggccgAGTGCGCAGGAAATGGCAGCgtagagagaaaagaggtggagaagcgtgtgcgtgtgtgtgtgtagggtgTACGCATCGCTAGAATAGGGAACTCAAACGGTAGCCGAGGGACGCCACCGCGCGAGCGCATAGCTGGGCGATCGACTCAGGCAACCCACCccccatcaccatcacctgatagccgcgccgccctctctgccttcttccGCCATCTCCTGACGGCCTCGGAGTGGGCTACACCAtgcgctctctctcattctctcattctctctctctcgttggaGGGCAAGCGAGGTGAGGGGGAAGGGCCGTCTTTAAGTAATTATTTCGTCTTCTTTAtatctctgcctctgccatacacacacacacacacacgcactcgcacacgcacacgcatcgcCGTTTGTTGTTCGTGCGTGGTGAGCACGTCTGCCTGCGAAAAGGCCAAAGTGAACAGAAATGCCCATCGAGGCGCCCCAGGCAACAGCGAAGAAGGGAACGATAGAGAGGCAGCAAAGCAGTCGAGTGAGCGGAGTGTCGTGTAGTggcggtgagggagggaggggagggaaggaggggaacgGTGAGCGTGCGTGATGGGAAGAagtgtgaggaagagggaaagaggacacgatggagagagggggaggtgggggcgAAGCGCGTGCGAGGGTAGGGGCCGACACAGCAcgctcacccacacacaggagagaggaggagggagaacgGGCGAAGCGAAACAAAATCAAGCAAGCGCAGCCGACAAGGAATGTTTGCTGCTGACCGCGTCACCCACCAGCCCAgctcctctcgccctctctctctctctctctctctgcatttATGCGTGTTGATcagccctcctccctcttcttgttcCTCTCCACGTAATAACGAAAAATATAGGGTAGTGTGCATCACTGCGGCGTCCACTGACCCTccctccgtgtgtgtgtgcccccctcctttccctttcctcgtGCCGCTCATGgatccagcagctgcatcggCAGAGGAACAGAAGGGGGTCAGGGGCCGAGCCGACTCAGCCAGCTCGAATGCATGCGCCACACACGCCGACCTGCGAAGAGTCGTTCAGCATAATCGAAAAAAATATTCGAGAGCAAAACTACTTAAAACTGCGCACCCCCTACACAAGGCCAGTGGAACAGCGTCACAGACGCcaacacacgtacacgcgccATCTTGCACTCTGCACTGCTGAGAAGcctctgcaccaccaccacccgcctCGACGAGCTTTTCATTGGGCCCCGCTCGTCTGTGTACCCGCCGNNNNNNNNNNNNNNNNNNNNNTccccccactctccccctctcccccactctctcgGTCGTCTGTCTCCCACGCGTGCACGCAGTTGATTTCCGCCTTCTTAaacgctctctttttttatTATTTTTCACCTCGCCCAACCGCACCACGTCGGCCTCCATCATGTCGCAGCAAGACCGAGTTGCCCCACAGGACCAGGACTCGTTCCTCGACGACCAGCCCGGCGTCCGCCCGATCCCGTCCTTCGATGACATGCCGCTGCACCAGAACCTTCTGCGCGGCATCTACTCGTACGGCTTCGAGAAACCGTCCAGcatccagcagcgcgccatcgCCCCCTTCacacgcggcggcgacatcatcgcgcaggcgcagtcCGGCACCGGCAAGACGGGCGCCTTCTCCATcggcctgctgcagcgcctggaCTTCCGTCACAACCTGATCCAGGGCCTCGTGCTCTCCCCGACCCGCGAGCTGGCCCTGCAGACGGCGGAGGTGATCAGCCGCATCGGCGAGTTCCTGTCGAACAGCGCGAAGTTCTGTGAGACCTTTGTGGGCGgcacgcgcgtgcaggaTGACCTGCGCAAGCTGCAggccggcgtcgtcgtcgccgtggGGACGCCGGGCCGCGTGTCCGACGTGATCAAGCGCGGCGCGCTGCGCACCGAGTCCCTGCGCGTGCTGGTGCTCGACGAGGCTGATGAGATGCTGTCTCAGGGCTTCGCGGATCAGATTTACGAGATCTTCCGCTTCCTGCCGAAGGACATCCAGGTCGCGCTCTTCTCCGCCACGATgccggaggaggtgctggagctgaCAAAGAAGTTCATGCGCGACCCCGTGCGCATTCTCGTGAAGCGCGAGAGCCTGACGCTGGAGGGCATCAAGCAGTTCTTCATcgccgtcgaggaggagcacaagcTGGACACGCTGATGGACCTGTACGAGACCGTGTCCATCGCGCAGTCCGTCATCTTCGCCAACACCCGCCGCAAGGTGGACTGGATCGCCGAGAAGCTGAATCAGAGCAACCACACCGTCAGCAGCATGCACGCCGAGATGCCCAAGAGCGACCGCGAGCGCGTCATGAACACcttccgcagcggcagctcccGCGTGCTCGTCACGACCGACCTCGTGGCCCGCGGCATCGACGTGCACCACGTGAACATCGTCATCAACTTCGACCTGCCGACGAACAAGGAGAACTACCTGCACCGCAttggccgcggcggccgctaCGGCCGTAAGGGTGTTGCCATCAACTTCGTGACGGAGAAAgacgtggagctgctgcacgagatCGAGGGGCACTACCACACGCAGATCGATGAGCTCCCGGTGGACTTTGCCGCCTACCTCGGCGAGTGAGCGGgcccctgccccctcccctgcccccctctcgcgACGAGAGAACGCGCATCGTAACACAGCCACGCGAACGATAGTTGAGggcgtgcggcggcgcttccGCTCCTCCTGCCAGCGCGCCCCCCTCCGCAGGCGCTTCTCTtgtgagaggggggcagggggagaCGCTGCGCCTGGCTGGATGTGTGCTGAGCTGCATTCCGTCAAGCAAGTGCTTGTTTTACTATGCGCgccgctctgctgctcgTCCCTCTCGTGGTGTTTgtcggctgcagcgcgcgtgaaagcagcgaaaggggagggaggacgcTGTGAGGGCACCACTGCTGGTGGCGCGGGCAGAGCGGGGTGAGGCGATCGAatggaagcagcagcagcacccgtAGAGGTGTACGTTGcaggggtgggaggagagggagggaggtcgTCGGAGAAGAGAAGTCGAGTGTACTCGTCGCTCTCCCTATATAAGCCTAATAATGTGATCATCTCCAAGGAAGacaaaggaagagaggagagtcaGCAAAACCTCGccgagacacagagagaccgGGGGGTGGGAGACACGGTGAGCGTACTCGGCGCGGGTGCACGCACTCTCTTGGGTCTGATTTTCGCCGTgctttgtgtgcgtgtgtgcgtgcgtgtcaccctcctcgccccttcTCCTCAGGTTTGTTTCTCATCAGCTCTGTTGTTTGTCTCTTTGCGCACGCCTTGCCTTCTGTGGTATTCGCGTGCTTTGCTTGTCAATGTATTAACCCACGTAGGACCAAagccccccctttccctccccccctttccctccatCGCACCAACGAggcggagggaaaggggggagggaagaggggggaggagggccCCCCAACGTTGTATTAACTCACTCACCCCAAACACCGCGAAACtagaaaaggagaggcggaAAGTAGACGGCAGggcacgcgccgccgccccccccctcccgggCTCACTgaagcgggagggggagagagcgagacgcggAGGCTCAGGCATATACTCCCTCACCGcccatccccctctcccccctcttccgcGTCTCTACGAAAACTGGAAGGAATTAAAGAATGGGAAAAATGAAACGAAAAAGTGGCGTGCGACTGGTGTATGGCGTACGGGGCATCCGTGTAGGTGCCCAGCTGTTgtagtggggggagggggggagaagagggggtgcgtgtctctgtcaggtgcgcgcgcgtgcttATATCTCCTCCAATGGGGGGATGTCTCACAGaccaacgcacacgcacacaccgccctctctccctctccctctctctctctgtctgtctgtctctctctaaAGGACGCAAGAAATGGGGGAAAACATGAGCAATGGCCAGCCCCCCAGGCACACAACGCCATCATGCactgcgctctctcgctctccctgcctcccctccctcacgcTGCGGCCGACAAAATAGAGCGCGCGCGAATGTGAGGTGTTGTGTGCCGCACGACGAGGACGGACAGGGCTAGAAGGAAGAAGCAcatgaaggggagaggggggaaggtgtTGAGTAGCGGACCGCTTTGCCAAGGCAGCGATAGCtccttccacacacacacacacgtacactcTCAGTCACTTGTCCCTGATGTCGAGGCACGCAGGGACGAGGAGCTCGGGGCGGTGGACGAAGTAGTCGTGTACAgcccacgtgtgtgtgtgtgtgtgtgtgtgtgtagcccCTGTTGATGCGCCTGCTTGAGTAAAATAACCTCcagcggcacacacagggaTGGCAGGCGGTGGACGAAGTCACGCTCACTCCCTCACTCACCCTTGTGTTGTCACGGCAGTttgtggtgctgctcctgcatACCTCAGcgccacacgcactcacGCATACGCGGTGCGTGCAATGgaccctccacctctcccctccactcTTGGCCCACTCCTGCTCATCTTCGCCTCAGTCTCTACCGCccactctttctctctcacactcACTCCCTTGCAGCACTGCTGTTGACGCCTCCCTCTACGtggcagcagagaagcgcgcacatgcgcatcGCCAGAGCCTCAtaggcacaggcacacacgatCACCGGAGACgcatcttcttctttccGTGCCGCAGCTGTCGTGTCGGCATCCGTCTCTTGCACTCTGCTCTGCGCAGGCTCTGCTGGCCAAACGCACCTCCCTGCCTCCCGGCTTCCTCCACCACGCAAGCTTACACAGACTACCTTATCACGCCAcgccgcagcgtcgccatCAACGCTGTCGGTCACTATGGCAAGCCCTCTACCTACGCGCAggggcgccgctgccccctcAGCCCGATCGACGTTGTCGTCAGCGCTGTCGGCCTCCCTCGAACATGTGTGCCGGCCtgtggcgaccggcacgcGATGTGCAAGCGGTATTCCCGAAGCACCAACAATGCCAACGGCAAGCAGCGGCAATAGCGTCAGTGCGGTGGGGGATGTGCGTCGCGATGGCATCCAAGGCGCTGTATATGCTCGCTCCACGACCCAGACGTCgtcccaccgccgcccaGCTCAGGACTTACGCGCGGACACTGAAGGTTCAGTGAGTGCGGCAGGAACCGTCGCCTTAGCTGCCGAAGCTTCGTCATTCCGCGACCAAGCACCACGCCAGCcaccagagcagcagcagcagcagcagagcggcacCACATCGTTCACATCCTTGCCGCCTGGTAGCAGCCCCACCTCTTATCATAGCGACGCAGACGTCGCGAGAGTgcgagcagcgctggcggaaGCTGGATACCCCAGCCCCTCCTGGGACGACATCGAGCGCGTCTTGGCGCAGCTTTCCGCGACCCACAacggtggaggtggcagtGCAGCCGCCAGGCACGGCAATGCGGTACCGCCTCCGTCCGCAACGTGCCTTCCGCAGGGCATCGAGCCGGAAGATCTGGGCGAAGAGGGACAGCGGGTGGCGTACTACCACGACAGCCACGGCGCGGCCATCCCCccaccagcagcgtcgtcaccccagcagcagaggcaaaAGGAGGACTGCCCGACCGGGTCTAGCAGCCTTCTCCACTACCTTgagccgtcgctgcgcctgcagcgctacATTCAGCTACGCGAGcgggagctggaggagctaTGTTTACGACCCTCCCTCGGCAGCCTtcacacacagcagcagcagcgacggcgtggCTCTGCAGCGGCCGGGCCACAAGCGCAACGCACACGTGGTAGCGGGGCTGCTGTTGGCGCAAGCCCGGCTGCCTTAGGTGGCGTGCAGGTGTCGGCCATGGCCACCCATCACCGTCGTGCCGCGAACATCGTCTTCGACGCGACGGGCGACCAGCGCTTCCGCTTCTTTCCCACGACGCGTACGCCGCAGGGGATCAGCACGTTGGCTACGGTGGCACCAGTTCCTCGCACGTCGACGTCGACGACGTCGACGAAGGTCCTCATGGGAGCCGCGACGGCTACGCGCCTCGGGAGCTACCACAACTACTGCCACTGCCCTCGACCAAATTCATGCGGCACCGTGGGAGGCCAGGTGTCCTACCTCGACCCTGCGGGGCGCACGCTGCGACGCAAGGCGGATCCGGTGAAGCGCGGCGAGCAGATGCGCCTCTTGTGGGCGCAGGACAGCTTCCTATCACAGCGGGACCGCCCGCGCGAGGCGTGGCGCACTCGGCAGATCACCATGGCGTATGGTCAGGataccagcagcagcggtgctagCATACGCCACGGCTAGCTCTGTTAACCTTGTTTGTGTGCGGATGTGTCTCtgtagaggggggagagagagagagagagagacagggtgGGGAGGGTTGCAGTGCCGGGGTGCGTGAGCGCCACGCGCATGGACCCATCTGCCTCTGCCcgctacccccccccaccccccttttctctctccctctctgtggcCTGCGATGCTGAGCCGATTGTGGCTCCGGGCGCGCATGCCTGTCGTACGGTGACGGGCCCTTGACAAGTGGTAAACTCACTGAAGGGAGCCTCCGTTGCCTCTGTTGGGGTACTGCCGGTGGCCGTGGTAGAAATTGTGCGGACccggggagagagagaaaaagaaggaggaggtaTCGGGTGCCCTGTGCTCTTCcgcccgcccctcccccccacacacacacaaaaaaaaaagtttCATCtggcgaggggagggagagtgtgagtgtgtgtgtgtgtgtgtgcggggggggggctgcagcggcgacgaggaccACCTCTGACACACGTGCATCTTGTccagctgtgctgctgctgctgctctccctcgcACCAACTTAACAGCATACACGAGCACATAAATCCGCAGTGTACCTCCATCGTCACCGCTGTCCACCatcgcccctccctccacccccctctcccctctctcctctttactgcgtgtgtgtgtgtgtgtgtgtgtgtgcgtgtgtgtgtgtgtcgataGCCTGTCAagccgccccacccccttctcccccatCCGCTCTGTGACAAGGCCAGCTGATCTGCCAACTCTCTCCTTTAtatatatagagagagagagagatactctgctgcgccgcttcatcATAGTCGCCATCACGCGCAGGCACAGGTGCCCCTGCTGAGCAGCATACCAGGCGCTCGAGTCAACATGATCTGCCCCTTCGCCATCGCAATCCGCGTCGGCCTGGCGCTCTTCGTCGTCATGAAGCTGTACGACGCCGTGTCCACATACCAGCAGGGCAAGGCGTCCAAGAGCGACAAGggcagcgatgacggcgaGAGGCAAAATCCATCGAAGGCGTCGTCAAGGTCGGCGGTGAAGGCAGTGTagcctctcttcccctttgctCCTGCTGAACCTGTGGCCTCAGGATGTGTGTgaatgcgtgcgtgcgttggcGAGAAACAAAAGCCGAAGCTGAACTACAACAAGGGGGGAATCCACAGGCACGCTCACACGAGCGCTCTGCGGCTCGCACGGTGGATGCGGCAGCTTTGTATTGGAGGGGGGTACGTTTACTCTGTCTCACGTAGGCCGCCATGTAAGCGGAGGCTCCTGCGTGATTCTTTCCTCATGCGTGAGTCGACGTCCGTTCCTGCGTCGTAGCCAcccctccgtctctcccccactACCAACGCCACCCTCTCTGCGACGGcgatacacac from Leishmania panamensis strain MHOM/PA/94/PSC-1 chromosome 1 sequence encodes:
- a CDS encoding eukaryotic initiation factor 4a, putative (TriTrypDB/GeneDB-style sysID: LpmP.01.0760); the protein is MSQQDRVAPQDQDSFLDDQPGVRPIPSFDDMPLHQNLLRGIYSYGFEKPSSIQQRAIAPFTRGGDIIAQAQSGTGKTGAFSIGLLQRLDFRHNLIQGLVLSPTRELALQTAEVISRIGEFLSNSAKFCETFVGGTRVQDDLRKLQAGVVVAVGTPGRVSDVIKRGALRTESLRVLVLDEADEMLSQGFADQIYEIFRFLPKDIQVALFSATMPEEVLELTKKFMRDPVRILVKRESLTLEGIKQFFIAVEEEHKLDTLMDLYETVSIAQSVIFANTRRKVDWIAEKLNQSNHTVSSMHAEMPKSDRERVMNTFRSGSSRVLVTTDLVARGIDVHHVNIVINFDLPTNKENYLHRIGRGGRYGRKGVAINFVTEKDVELLHEIEGHYHTQIDELPVDFAAYLGE
- a CDS encoding hypothetical protein (TriTrypDB/GeneDB-style sysID: LpmP.01.0770), with the protein product MASPLPTRRGAAAPSARSTLSSALSASLEHVCRPVATGTRCASGIPEAPTMPTASSGNSVSAVGDVRRDGIQGAVYARSTTQTSSHRRPAQDLRADTEGSVSAAGTVALAAEASSFRDQAPRQPPEQQQQQQSGTTSFTSLPPGSSPTSYHSDADVARVRAALAEAGYPSPSWDDIERVLAQLSATHNGGGGSAAARHGNAVPPPSATCLPQGIEPEDLGEEGQRVAYYHDSHGAAIPPPAASSPQQQRQKEDCPTGSSSLLHYLEPSLRLQRYIQLRERELEELCLRPSLGSLHTQQQQRRRGSAAAGPQAQRTRGSGAAVGASPAALGGVQVSAMATHHRRAANIVFDATGDQRFRFFPTTRTPQGISTLATVAPVPRTSTSTTSTKVLMGAATATRLGSYHNYCHCPRPNSCGTVGGQVSYLDPAGRTLRRKADPVKRGEQMRLLWAQDSFLSQRDRPREAWRTRQITMAYGQDTSSSGASIRHG